The window AGTGGAGACGAAAGAGGAACCAAGAGAAGTTGAAACCCTCCAAAACAACACCAACCACAGCACTGTCAGTGAAAAAAACGAAGAACACATTGAACCCTTTCCAACTCCGAAAGGTAcacttctctccccctttctcacttgtaaaaaaattaaaattcataacTTCCTGTTCGTTCTTATGATTAAATTTGTTCTTAGTCttaaatcccaaaaccctagtGCGAAATGTCAGTTAAAGAAGAGTAAATGCAATTCCAGAGGAGTCTAACGGTAAAGACAATGTGGAATTGTAGGATTTGTTTCAGATTGTTGAACTTGTTTTACAAGAACCATAGCAAGAATCACGGagagatttgggttttttttgttttcctattGTATTTTATCAGAGGGAAAGGAGGAGAATGATGTTACCATTGGTTACCACGAGGTCGACAGATCGGAAAGGTTGGAGCTTGAAGACAATTACCCCCATTTTGAAGCGGAGGATTATGGTGGGACACAAATGGGGATGGAaggtgaggaagaagaacatTATGAGGGGAAGATTGATGGAGATCATATGATGGAAGATGTGATGGAAGGGGAGGGCGAGGAGGATGGACATGCTGAGGAGGTTGAtggtgaagaagaggaagagcacCATGATGTAGCAAAGGAGCGGCAGGAGCGGCGCAAATGCAAGGAATTCGAGGTCTTTGTTGGAGGGTTGGATCGAGATGCTACTGAAGAGGATCTCAGGAAGGTTTTCATCCAGGTTGGTGAGGTCACTGAAGTAAGACTTATGATGAATCCAATGACTCATAAGAATAAGGGCTTTGCTTTCATACGCTTCGCAACCGTTGAGCAGGCTAGACGAGCCATCAATGAACTTAAGCACCCAACGGTATTAACTGTGTTGAGtttggtttctctttcttattctcAAGATATTTAGGTGCCTTGAGGATATAACTTAAGATGGTGGTTTTCTATTTTAGGTCAATGGAAAACAGTGTGGGGTGTCTCCAAGTCAGGACAGTGATACTCTGTTTGTTGGCAACATATGCAAGACATGGACGAAAGAAGCTGTAAGTATGGCAATATGTTTTCAGTGAAGACTGTTGACTCAGCTATAACCTGTATATCACGGGTTCTACCCCAGGTTCCCTACCAAAGTTCTGCCTGCATAAATTACTTTGTGTTGGATCACTCTGTTTCTTATGCAGCTGAAAGAAAAGCTTTCACTATATGGTGTTGATAGCTTCGAGGATTTGACATTAGTTGAGGACtcaaaaaatgaaggaatgaATCGGGGATTCGCTTTTCTAGATTTCCCTTCTAGGGCAGATGCCTTGGATGCATGCAAGCGCTTGCAGAGGATGGACGTTGTGTTTGGTACAGATCGGACTGCAAAGGTTGCTTTTGCAGACACTTTTATTGAACCAGATGATGAAATAATGTCACAGGTAGATAGATTGTTTCAtacatttctcttcttttgtcagCAATTTTATTTAGACCCAAAGAAAATTGATGGACACAATCCATATAACAAAAAATTCATGGAAATAATCCATATAACGATGGGAAAAAAATCCGATGCGTACATGAGCTTCCTTGAGCTGAGTATAACTTTGCAGAGttgtctttttcatttttgaatGATTAACAATTTTATTAAAGGGATCTTGGAGGTTTGCACATGTTATTTGACAAATAAAGCACCTTGTTTCTTTAGTGAACTGCTCACTCCAATCCAAATTGAGATCAACAAACGATGTTGCTTATTTGGTTCAACAAGCAGGGAGTGTTGAAACCTTGACATTGTTGTGGGCTTTCTTATCCACTGAGGGACTAACTATTGTCTTGTTGTACTTATATccgttttattttatttattttttcttttctgttgagATTGGTATTTAGCATGCCTGCTAAACTTCTACCTCTTCTTCAGCTTTTATAATAAGGTTGTTATCTTGGAAGACTGCTTTCCTCGCACAGGAAGGTGGCTGCCTTTTTGAGATATTAAATCTTTATAATGTTGCTTTCACACATACAGCATACCCATGATGATGGAAGAAAAAGCATAACCTTTTTTATAAATTTCCCACTTttaagtagggctgtaaatggatcggatttggctcggatagtgctatatccgcatccgcatccgcatctgattagttatcgaacggattcagatagtgctaaacagatacggacacggatacggatcgtatattttatctgtttacatgtaaatatagcttttcggatagcaatagtctatccgtatccgcatccgtttagctttcggacggattcggatagtgctaaacggatacggacacggatacggaaatggatttccgctattcatttacacccctacttttAAGTGCTAAACCTGTGTGaaagcttcattttcttttttcaatttctaattttatgattttatctTATCCATATTTCGTTACATCTATTCACATGCGCCACTCAATTAAACTTATTGGGACGGTGACGCTCAGTTTAGTTTTAGTGATTCTCCCATGTTCACTTTTTTCTTAACATGGATTTGACTAAAATACAAACTTATCTTTtctatcatttttattttttaattaatcgtTGTCACTCAATATTACAGCAAAAACATTCTCACTCAAATAACGACAAAAACAATGATAATAGCATAACCTTATCCAGATGTGGATATGACAAGGCTACAAGTAGTGTGCTTATACTTGTGCTCCcagaaaatttgattttgattgcaTAGAGTTGTTAAATGTTTTGTGAATAGGATGATATAGTATGATTGTTTTTGTTACAGGTTAAAACAATATTCATTGATGGTCTGCCTCCTGCTTGGGATGAGGACCGGGTCAGAGAGCCTCTAAAAAAGTATGGGAAGATTGAAAAAGTTGAACTTGCTCGGAACATGCCGGCTGCTAAAAGAACAGATTTTGGTTTTGTAACATTTGACACACACGATTCTGCGGTGGCTTGTGTTGAAGGTATTAATAATACTGAGCTCCATGATGGCGATAAGAAGGTTGGTTTCTAGTCCATTTTCATCTTGTTGGATAGTTATTTGCAACAGTTCATTGATGAAATCAATTTGACCTTCTCATTGATTGCAGGTGAAGGTTAGGGCCAGGCTGTCAAGACCACGCCAAAGAGGCAAGTCAGCAAAACATGCCCGAGGAGGTTATTTAGTTGGACATAGTGGTCATCGGGGTGGCAGGGCCTGGAGCTCCAGTATGCCCCGTATGGATTCCTGGAGGTTTGCAGGGCgcagtgaaagagtcactcaaagTCGTAACTCATATGGTGGTGGTTATAAGCGGCCATTTGATCCCAGAGACAGGCATCCACCTGTGGATATCATCCCTGAGAGAGTTGGGGATAGAAGGAGAATGCCCTCTCTACCAAGGTCCTATGATCGGAGGTCTCCTGGTATGTAACTTGTGATATTGACCGTCATATAATTCCATTTTTGGTGTCATTTTTCCCTTGTCTGAGGCAGCACATTTATTTTCTCTCAACCAGGTCCTGCTTATGGAAAGAGAAGCTCAAGGAGAGATTATATGTGGCATGATGAACCTCTTCCTAGATCATCTGATAACACTAGAGCTCATTCTGAGAGGCAATCGTCCTACAGAGATGCTTACCCTTCTCGTGGACCGAGGTACCCATACAGTCCTCCAAGAAGCACCTCTCATGGTGCTGCTCGTAGACCACCTCCTCTTTATGCTGAAGAAAGTTATGGAAGACCAGTGGAGCGTCCTTCAAGCTACCGTGACAGTAATAGTCGCGATTACAGTTCTATTTCTGGCTCTAAGCGTCCTCATTCTGCAATGGTTAGGGACTTAAACAGGCTACACACAGTCACTCttctttttcattaatttactGATTAgatatatttttaaattttcttagGAAGAACTTCATCCTCAGTATACTGAGTCCACAGTTAGGCAATCAAGAGCTCGCTATGAATATGAAGGCAGCAGTGCTGCCATGTCATACAATGATAGTGCTTATGGAGGCGAGTCCACCAGGTCATTATCTGCTTGAACTTATCTCATATCATTGTCTATAGACCTTTCTGTCGATTCTgatatttgtgtttttttttttgctaggaTGGGGCGTGGTTCTCATCTAGGTTATGATGGGGGTAGCCGGAGTTCTGCAGGTCATTCTCATGGGTTGTATGACTCACGTACATCACGTATGGGGTACAGCAGAGGTATGGAAGTCCACCAATATGTTTGTTTTGGTTCATAGTGAGTATCTTGAACATGGTTTCACCAAGTCCAGTTTTTGTAGATGAGGCAAGCAGAGGTGATGCTGGAGGAATGTACTCCAGTTATGGCAGGGATTATGTGTCTCGGGATTACATTTCTACTGAAGAAGATGTATGTTCATTAAGTTTTGTTAGCTGAAAATAATTCATTAACTCCATGACATATTTTAAGCTCCTTCTGGCAGTTAACACTCACATTCTGTTCCTTTCgcctcttttcttttgttcctttttctttctttctcccatttttcagGTGGATGCTGGTTCATATTCATCTCTCTACTCTAATCGCCGCATGAGTGATGGTTACTTAAGTGGGAGAGGTTCGGGATCCTATTATTGAGGTGACTTTGCTTTTGGTTACTCCATGGTGTTGTCTCTGATTTTGCTACAGATAGAGCATAAGAGACATGACTCAGCCTGTCAATTGTAAGAACAAATCCTTGGAAGCTGATTATCTGGGAAGCTTAGCAGGAAAGTCTGCCTGAAAATTCCAAAACATTGTCTTCTTTAATGGATGGAATTTCGCTATGTGGATAGGTCTTTGATTACTTAAAAGACTTTCGAAGAGATCAACCTATTCAGTTCATCTCCTGTACTCTGGAAAGATTGATTCTAGGATTTTAGTTATTTATATAAATCCAAGGATGAGACAGTGTAGGGTTTAACTTCTTAGGAGAATTGAGAAATATGGCTCGGCCATTCAAGTTCAAATTGTGttattttaactttttattttatttggcatcATTGGAACAAGGAAGCTTATGGTCTAATTCCCATAGATCATCTGTGGATTATTCGAACTAGTTCAAAATGGTTGTATGAACTCAAtatcttcccctccccccctcgtCTAACGATGGTCTTAATCTGTCCTTTGTTGCTACGGTTAATAGACTTCCTTCATCCTTTTATAATCATATTCCTGTTTTGAATTACCCTGTTTTGATTTGCGCAGGACCCTCTAACTCAGTCCTAGAGAGAGTGGGGTGGACATATTCCATTTTGTTAGAACGACAACTTGTTTTGACTGCTGCAGGTTTTATGGACAAAGGTAGAGCCTTGGAAGCTGATACAATCGGCCTATGGCTGGGCTTGGAGCAAGTGGCGCAACTAAACTTGAAGATAAGCAAAGCATGGTGTACAAACAAGCAGATCACCCTTTTTCTGCCGAAGCCTAAAACTCCTTGGCCGATGCATTTAGTAACCCAGTtcataaaaattcaaaacttaCTGGCTGATATTCCTATCTTTGTCACCCCTTCCCCACtacttttattattttgtgACTTCTTCTCGTCTTTCGCCTGTACCAATGGGCACTCTTTTGTGTACAACAACTATGTATAAGTGcttcttgtttatttattttctattataaAAAAGAAGTTGAAATTGTGTTTGAAAGAGGAGCTCAAATCCATAATGTATGACATGGTGATGCTATTTATAGACATGTTTGATCCTATCCAGATTGATGGATAAACTGAAGCTTAACAAGTTAAAGACTTTTTTCCCATATGCTTAAAGGATTTGAGCTGTCTCACAGAACTCCAGTTAAAGGCTTGTTTGGGCTGCTCTTCTCTGTATGGCTGCGTTATCAGGATGGTAGGTCAGTTTGACAGTTGAAGTGGGTTATTCGGAGTCTGAACTTGATATTTCCCCATGTTGAAGGTGATTCTCTAAAGATGTTTTAGTATTTAGTTTTCCAGCAGTTCTAACTTTCTAATGTGAATCAGTTTGCTTATTTTTGGTTGAGGAGGGCATTGAAGTCTACTTGAGTGGGTTTTATAATTTGCTTTCAGTAGAAGGATTTGTGTCATTCCTCTCTTATAAAGGAGGATTAGTTTTCACCTGTTGCAGTTCATGTGGGAGTTAGGACTTGACACTAACCAGGATTTTAAGGTCTTACAGCTGAGATTTTGGGGTCCAGTTAAAATACTTGGTACAAGAATATCTCAAACATACTTGGATTACCAACTAAAGGTGTTTTTGGTTGACTTTGAGTGTTGTTACTGATGTAGTTGATGGTCTTTGTGCTTTAAatacatttttgttttgtattatTGCAAAGCTTTGTAACTTGCATacttatacattttttttggtttgcttatTATGCGCGTATAAGGACCACTTAGTAGATATCACTGTTTCTGAATGACTAACCGTGATCTGGAAGGTATAAGCTGTTTGGGAGTGCTATTAGAAACACTAGTATTCTGCACTATATAAAAGTTCACTTAAGTGAAACTTAAAAACCATACTTCTTGTCAATCCTAATACATGTATAAAAGAGGTAGgctaagaatttttttttatctaaggTGGTGAATTTTACATTACCGAAAAAAGGGTAATTCTTACATTTGTGAATAATCTATTTCTTATTGTTATCTAAAGCTTTGAATTTTGAATGTTTAATGTGATTACTTATCTATTACCATTAAGCCTTCAATTATCACTATCACATGGACCACCAAATGGCAAATAATGACCTTCACTAGACATAGTGAAGCCTAGAAGGATCCTATATGTATAACTGCAACGATAACAGACCAATAATAGAACCTATTAAGAAAACCCcataaacccaaaaaccaaCCGGGCATAAACAAAAGCCGACCGAAACGAAACCCACGATTGGCTTTGATTTTGACTGCTAAGTGCTAATGCAAAAAACCATGTTAAACCAGCCAAATCGACGTATTAAACCGAGCGAACCGACGGATTGACAGTTGACACCCTATTTCCCGCTGCATAACTGCATAAGCATACAAATTAATTCGGCCACTACACGCACAAAGCCATAAAACCCCGCCGCTCCTCCAGTCTCTCGGCACCCCTGCGGTCTCATTTTCCTTCACCGGAAATGGCAAGACTGGCATCGTAAGCTGCAGTAACTGACAAATATGGGCGGGAGGCGAGGTCGCACGCAGCGTAAACACTTCAGGCAACCCAGAGAGAACGTGtggaagaagaacagatcggATAATCCTTCTTCCGAGAGCTCTACATGGGAACCTTTTGCTACTCAGAACCTCGCTTTCGAGGAATACTACAGGGTTTTATTCCCTTTCACTCTTTTTTGTCGcagttcttatttttctttcactttgatCCTTCACGGCTCCTGCGTGCTGTAGGAAGGGGAATTTTGATGCGtggagctctttttttttttgtttttctgaagAAAAGATATCATGTTTTGTGCATTGTAGGAGCAAGGAATAGTGCCCGATGAAGAATGGGATGTGTTCATGGAGATGCTTCGGAAACCATTACCGGCTGCTTTCAGAATCAACTCCAGGTAAAGTTGAGGGAAGAACATATATTTAGCTTGATTCTTAGAAGCAAAATCTGGACCCTTGGATTTTGGGTGGGCGGGGGATACTTTGACTGGAAGATATCAggcatttgaattttttttttccagtttatAAAAATCCTCTAGACATATTAATGGGATAAGTaatgcatttcttcatcttcagtaatttgaattttgaatattCATGAGCTGTATTAATGTAACCACTTGAATTAGGACGGGCATTGTGTTATAATTGAAGTATGGATTGCCAATATATTTTGAGTGATTTTAGTCCATTTGGTATTTCAGTTACTATCATTTTCATTATTAATCTCGAAGATGGCATAGAACAGCTGTCTTATTATACCTATAACCTCAAATAGGGGTGGGcactaaaagaagaagaaatttcagtTGGTCAAGTGCAATTGGGTGGTGACTTGGGGGTTCATCTGGTGATGAAAATTACTAGGGCCCTTGTGGAAGCGGTTACAAAGATTTTCTTGGAGACAGCAACTTGTGAGGGAAGTGATAGCTGTATGCTAGTGGGTGGGACACGAAGAAGGTGGGAAGCTCTCATGCTAGTTGTGTTTGGATGAAATAATTTGATTAGTTTGTTATGATTACAACTTTCAAGGTGAGTCCTGGATCTGAGAGAAGGTTATGGGAGGGCCTTTGGATAGAAATGGGAGGCTATTTAACTTCTGCCCCATGCTTGACAGATTATCAACTTATATGGAGGCTGCTGTTGATAGCTTTAGAAGAGATTTTCTGAACGATGAGATTGAAGAGTGTTGTAGATCTTAATTTCGTGGAGGTCTGGAGGGCTGAAAAGAAGGGCTGCTTCTTGGTTGCTCCAAGTAATGGCCAGCTGATGAGACTTGAGAGAATTGAATGATAATTAAGGTTTCAATTTTTAAGATTTCATCAGGATTTTGGAATCTTTGTCTCCCTAAAAGTTACTACTTTTTGCTTGCACTGTGGCTGTCAACAAAATAGATGCTGCTTCCTGCTTCTACAACTGATGCCACAGGAAAACCCATTTATTTCTTTGTAGTGGGATGTATTTGATTGCATGGAGACAGTACCTGCGCTTAATCGTGTCTAAGTTACCTGGCCAAGGAACCCTGAGACAAGACTTGCTTTACCCAGCAGCCTGTTCGTTCTTCTGGTTTGAAAGGAGTATACAATGGAAATGAAACTTGGTACCTTTGCTGTAGTGTGGGCATTTGGAATATTGAGGTCCAAGTTTCCATGAGGTTTGCTGATATTTTCAGGTATATGGAGTAGGCCTGCTTCTAAGGATTTCTTTGATGTGTGCAGATCTTCTATTGAATTCAgctgtttttcctttttggaaaaATAATGTTAGTGTAAAGTACCTATTTTTCCTGGATTTGTGCTTATGTTGGTAATTTTGTGGTAGGTGACTTGCTCGTTGGAGTTCACTGGTATAATTAGATCTGCTTTTTATTTGAGCTGATTCTCCTTGTTGGAAGAACAATAATACAGTataccttttctcttttttatttttttcttcgaTAGAAGAGATAATACGTGATGTGAATATTGTTGATGAGATATTTTAATCTGTTATACAATGAAGAGGAATTTTGATGTTGGtgataaaaaaaagtttctCATCTTAAAGTTGAATTGTTCACTGCAAAACAGTAACTGTGGTTCCATCCAAGCAGTCTTCCAGTCTTTGTAAATgataattccaatttttttttccgtgCT is drawn from Telopea speciosissima isolate NSW1024214 ecotype Mountain lineage chromosome 1, Tspe_v1, whole genome shotgun sequence and contains these coding sequences:
- the LOC122640813 gene encoding heterogeneous nuclear ribonucleoprotein R-like isoform X2 — translated: MPPRAVKWPSTASALKKKSRAKTPVETKEEPREVETLQNNTNHSTVSEKNEEHIEPFPTPKEGKEENDVTIGYHEVDRSERLELEDNYPHFEAEDYGGTQMGMEGEEEEHYEGKIDGDHMMEDVMEGEGEEDGHAEEVDGEEEEEHHDVAKERQERRKCKEFEVFVGGLDRDATEEDLRKVFIQVGEVTEVRLMMNPMTHKNKGFAFIRFATVEQARRAINELKHPTVNGKQCGVSPSQDSDTLFVGNICKTWTKEALKEKLSLYGVDSFEDLTLVEDSKNEGMNRGFAFLDFPSRADALDACKRLQRMDVVFGTDRTAKVAFADTFIEPDDEIMSQVKTIFIDGLPPAWDEDRVREPLKKYGKIEKVELARNMPAAKRTDFGFVTFDTHDSAVACVEGINNTELHDGDKKVKVRARLSRPRQRGKSAKHARGGYLVGHSGHRGGRAWSSSMPRMDSWRFAGRSERVTQSRNSYGGGYKRPFDPRDRHPPVDIIPERVGDRRRMPSLPRSYDRRSPGPAYGKRSSRRDYMWHDEPLPRSSDNTRAHSERQSSYRDAYPSRGPRYPYSPPRSTSHGAARRPPPLYAEESYGRPVERPSSYRDSNSRDYSSISGSKRPHSAMEELHPQYTESTVRQSRARYEYEGSSAAMSYNDSAYGGESTRMGRGSHLGYDGGSRSSAGHSHGLYDSRTSRMGYSRDEASRGDAGGMYSSYGRDYVSRDYISTEEDVDAGSYSSLYSNRRMSDGYLSGRGSGSYY
- the LOC122640813 gene encoding heterogeneous nuclear ribonucleoprotein R-like isoform X1 — protein: MPPRAVKWPSTASALKKKSRAKTPVETKEEPREVETLQNNTNHSTVSEKNEEHIEPFPTPKEGKEENDVTIGYHEVDRSERLELEDNYPHFEAEDYGGTQMGMEGEEEEHYEGKIDGDHMMEDVMEGEGEEDGHAEEVDGEEEEEHHDVAKERQERRKCKEFEVFVGGLDRDATEEDLRKVFIQVGEVTEVRLMMNPMTHKNKGFAFIRFATVEQARRAINELKHPTVNGKQCGVSPSQDSDTLFVGNICKTWTKEALKEKLSLYGVDSFEDLTLVEDSKNEGMNRGFAFLDFPSRADALDACKRLQRMDVVFGTDRTAKVAFADTFIEPDDEIMSQVKTIFIDGLPPAWDEDRVREPLKKYGKIEKVELARNMPAAKRTDFGFVTFDTHDSAVACVEGINNTELHDGDKKVKVRARLSRPRQRGKSAKHARGGYLVGHSGHRGGRAWSSSMPRMDSWRFAGRSERVTQSRNSYGGGYKRPFDPRDRHPPVDIIPERVGDRRRMPSLPRSYDRRSPGPAYGKRSSRRDYMWHDEPLPRSSDNTRAHSERQSSYRDAYPSRGPRYPYSPPRSTSHGAARRPPPLYAEESYGRPVERPSSYRDSNSRDYSSISGSKRPHSAMEELHPQYTESTVRQSRARYEYEGSSAAMSYNDSAYGGESTRMGRGSHLGYDGGSRSSAGHSHGLYDSRTSRMGYSRGMEASRGDAGGMYSSYGRDYVSRDYISTEEDVDAGSYSSLYSNRRMSDGYLSGRGSGSYY